Proteins from a genomic interval of Vicia villosa cultivar HV-30 ecotype Madison, WI unplaced genomic scaffold, Vvil1.0 ctg.004457F_1_1, whole genome shotgun sequence:
- the LOC131642077 gene encoding uncharacterized protein LOC131642077, with translation MNNSLAQSYWGNGEVMWSAKNSIGMSGGMLLLWNPAIIEAQVSFEGDGFVGIQALWRGTCIYFVNIYSACTIHSKRKLWSDLVNLKSSFPSGYWCVGGDFNAIKRSSERKGNRARFIHSEMQEFDKFICDMDLVDPPAFGNKFTCFSCARDSMSRLDRFILSEGLIDLWGIKGQFVENRSIMDHCPIAIRASVLNWGPKPFKFFTAWTKHPSFLPLVKEVWSSSVIQGRKIFCFKEKLKILKARLRVWNAEVFGMQDFQIDLAFKELSDSDLLAAAVLDDVTVSNFQENRKEVYTRVWDRLLERESFIRQKSRCRWLKEGDRNSKFFHSFMKLRFRRNAIIGFKQGAEMVEDVVGVKSVAVEHFKDRFQEKLINRPVLDGVTFNELLPMEAASLEEPFTMQDIKEVVEGFASFAEYVGG, from the coding sequence ATGAACAATTCTTTGGCTCAGAGTTACTGGGGCAATGGTGAGGTTATGTGGAGTGCAAAGAACTCTATAGGGATGTCAGGTGGTATGCTGCTATTGTGGAATCCCGCAATTATTGAGGCTCAGGTTAGTTTTGAAGGGGATGGTTTTGTGGGGATTCAGGCGTTGTGGAGAGGCACTTGTATTTATTTTGTCAACATTTATTCAGCGTGTACGATACATAGTAAAAGGAAGTTATGGTCTGATTTGGTAAATCTTAAATCTTCTTTCCCTTCGGGCTACTGGTGCGTTGGAGGTGATTTCAACGCCATAAAGAGGTCTTCGGAAAGGAAAGGGAACAGGGCtcgttttattcactcagaaatGCAGGAATTTGATAAATTCATCTGCGACATGGATTTGGTGGATCCACCAGCGTTTGGGAATAAGTTCACGTGTTTCAGTTGTGCGAGAGACTCTATGAGCAGGTTAGACCGTTTCATACTATCTGAAGGGCTGATTGATTTGTGGGGAATTAAGGGACAATTTGTTGAGAATCGTAGTATTATGGACCACTGTCCTATTGCTATCAGGGCAAGTGTTCTTAATTGGGGTCCGAAGCCGTTTAAATTCTTTACGGCTTGGACTAAACATCCGAGTTTTCTACCATTGGTTAAAGAAGTGTGGTCTTCTTCGGTTATTCAAGGTCGTAAAATTTTCTGTtttaaagaaaaactcaaaatccTAAAGGCAAGGCTGAGAGTGTGGAATGCTGAAGTGTTTGGGATGCaggattttcaaattgatttggcATTTAaggagctatctgattctgatttGTTGGCTGCAGCAGTCCTGGATGATGTTACCGTTTCTAATTTTCAGGAGAATCGTAAGGAGGTGTATACTCGGGTTTGGGATAGGCTGCTAGAGAGGGAATCCTTCATTAGACAGAAATCTCGGTGTCGTTGGCTAAAGGAAGGAGATCGGAACTCAAAATTCTTTCATTCATTCATGAAATTAAGGTTTCGTCGTAATGCGATTATTGGTTTTAAACAAGGAGCCGAAATGGTTGAGGATGTGGTGGGGGTAAAGAGCGTGGCGGTGGAGCATTTTAAAGATCGTTTTCAGGAAAAACTCATAAACAGGCCCGTTCTTGACGGGGTGACCTTCAATGAACTCTTGCCTATGGAAGCTGCAAGCTTAGAGGAGCCTTTTACGATGCAGGATATCAAGGAAGTGGTGGAGGGATTTGCGTCTTTTGCTGAATACGTGGGGGGCTGA